From Neospora caninum Liverpool complete genome, chromosome VIII, a single genomic window includes:
- a CDS encoding putative U2 small nuclear ribonucleoprotein, translating into MRLTVELILQSHQYINPGRDWTLSLRGYKIPTIENLGVTQDHFECIDLTDNELLKLENFPPLPRLKTLLDVLSDLLPLFQAKNLERLSLMDNGVRERAYYRLFVIFNLPKLRFLDYKRVTQQEREQARNTFKGEKGAKLAHEIAPPRKAHAALGVGSVGAEEKKATDTSADQIERIKLAIAKATTMEEITRLESALKAGYIPDELLNSEKTQSSDATEAEGQSARKK; encoded by the exons ATGCGGCTGACAGTGGAGCTAATTCTCCAGTCTCACCAGTATATCAACCCGGGACGGGACTGGACCTTGTCTCTGCGAG GCTACAAAATCCCGACGATCGAGAACTTGGGTGTGACGCAGGACCATTTTGAGTGCATCGACTTAACCGACAATGAACTGCTGAAGCTCGAAAACTtcccgccgcttcctcgtctgaAAACGCTG CTCGATGTTCTCTCggatcttcttcctctgtttcaaG CCAAGAATCTGGAGCGCCTTTCTCTCATGGACAACGGCGTTCGCGAGCGCGCCTACTATCGCCTTTTCGTGATTTTCAACCTGCCGAAACTGCGGTTTCTGGATTACAAGCGCGTGACACAGCAAGAACGCGAACAAGCCCGCAACACGTTCAAGGGCGAGAAGGGTGCGAAACTCGCGCACGAAATCG CTCCGCCGCGCAAGGCCCACGCAGCTTTGGGCGTCGGATCAGTGGGcgccgaggagaagaaggcgacggacaCCTCGGCGGATCAAATCGAGAGAATCAAG CTGGCGATTGCAAAGGCGACGACAATGGAAGAAATCACGCGTCTAGAGAGTGCACTGAAGGCAGGCTACATCCCCGACGAGCTTTTGAACTCCGAGAAGACGC AGAGCAGCGATGCCACTGAGGCGGAAGGCCAGTCCGCGCGGAAGAAATGA